A genomic window from Babylonia areolata isolate BAREFJ2019XMU chromosome 9, ASM4173473v1, whole genome shotgun sequence includes:
- the LOC143285679 gene encoding uncharacterized protein LOC143285679: MTTGGRGGSGVWGTFRRHFWGVLVVLALCCSALYVLLYYHISLSPSTSFFSRSFLRRQAVPSIPPTLSSSSSSRTQPSNSSSSSLLNTTTSHSRNLPEGSTVKDGPGPPNASAVPLLTLFSTWGGRKDLNTVRRITLRNWAQLKPLVTPVLFSNETEMTSQAQKFGWETLPVSRTAIGVPVLKNMYLDAMSNFNSTLYAFANGDILFTKGLLDSLRAILDDPALPLDKHPLLVIGRRTNVAMVTEAESATFDNITRIAKDRGKLFMAMAEDFFITDRKFPWDGIPGVVVGRVAYDNWVVLHAIQKKHVVVDVTKTAPAVHQTTKRGNHEGFTHANSSYNDHILKRLYKRIRYMGGCVDCAPWRTLFTSEGKVRVEKKASRPKYC; this comes from the exons ATGACgactgggggcaggggtgggagcGGGGTTTGGGGGACGTTCAGGAGACACTTCtggggggtgctggtggtgctggcgCTGTGCTGCTCGGCTCTCTACGTGCTGCTGTACTACcacatctccctgtctccctccacctccttcttctcccgcTCCTTCCTCCGCCGTCAGGCTGTgccctccatcccacccaccctcagcagcagcagcagctccagAACCCAGccttccaactcctcctcctcttccctgctGAACACTACCACCAGCCACTCACGGAACTTGCCAGAAGGCTCCACCGTCAAGGATGGTCCAGGCCCGCCCAACGCCAGTGCCGTGCCCCTGCTGACGTTGTTCTCGACCTGGGGAGGCCGGAAGGACCTCAACACTGTCAGGAGGATCACCTTGAGGAACTGGGCGCAGCTGAAGCCTCTGGTCACGCCCGTCCTCTTCTCCAACGAAACTGAGATGACCTCTCAGGCGCAAAAGTTTGGCTGGGAGACGTTACCGGTGTCCAGAACAGCCATTGGTGTGCCTGTCCTGAAAAACATGTACCTGGATGCCATGAGCAA TTTCAACTCTACCCTGTACGCCTTTGCCAATGGGGACATCCTGTTCACGAAAGGACTGCTGGACAGTTTGCGTGCCATCCTTGACGATCCAGCCTTGCCTCTTGACAAGCATCCGCTACTTGTCATTGGCAGACGCACCAACGTTGCCATGGTTACAGAAGCGGAGTCTGCAACCTTTGACAACATCACTCGCATTGCAAAGGACAGGGGAAAACTTTTCATGGCCATGGCTGAGGACTTCTTTATCACCGACAG AAAGTTTCCCTGGGACGGTATacccggggtggtggtgggacgtGTAGCCTACGACAATTGGGTGGTGCTGCATGCCATTCAGAAGAAACACGTGGTCGTCGACGTCACCAAAACTGCCCCTGCCGTTCATCAAACAACCAA gagaGGGAACCATGAAGGATTCACACACGCCAATTCCTCGTACAATGACCACATACTCAAACGACTGTACAAACGGATCCGCTACATGGGGGGCTGTGTGGATTGTGCCCCCTGGCGGACCCTCTTTACTTCGGAAGGCAAGGTGCGTGTGGAGAAGAAAGCCTCTCGACCCAAATACTGCTGA